DNA sequence from the Halococcus salsus genome:
GGCGTCCTCGTCGTCAAATATCTCGGTGCCAGCCGGGCCATCCCCGAGGCAAGGCCGCTCACGACACGCTACGCGCGTGGCTTCGGTCTCGACGCCGGCCTGTGGTTCGCCTCGGTATTCGTCCCGCCCCCCTACCGCTTCGGTCTGTGGGCGCTCGGGCTCCTGGTCTCGTTCGCCACGCCGATCACCGCGGGGAGCCTCCACGGCGACCTCCCACCCCACGCCTCACACCTGCCCGAACGGTTCGGGCTGTTCACCATCATCGTCCTCGGCGAGTCGGTCGTCGGGCTCGTTCACGGGGCGAGCGAACAGGCCTTCTCGCTCCCTGCGTTCCTCGTCGGCGCGTTCTGCGTTGCGGTGGTGTTCAGTCTCTGGTGGGTCTACTTCGACAATCTCGATGGGGCGGCCATCCGGGCGGCAGTCGCGGCGGGGCGCACGGCTGACTACCAGCGGTGGCTCTACGCCCACTTCCCGCTCGTGGTCGGTCTCGCCGCCGTCGGGGTCGGGATCGACCATCTCCTTGTCGCCGAGCCGACGCTCCAGCTCCCGGCGGCCGACCGCTGGTTGCTCTGTGGCGCACTCGTCGTCGTGCTCTCGGCCATCGGGGTCATCCACCGGACGACCGACGCCTGCGCGAACCGCCCCGCGCGAACCCAGTCGTTGCATCGCTTCGGCGGCGCGGGTGCGGTGCTCGTCGTCGCCGTCCTGGGTGGGCCGCTGACGCCGTTCGCGGTCGCCGGAGTGCTGGTGGTCATCTGTGTCGCACAGGTCGCCCTCGACCTGCGCGAACGGGGGCGGACGGCCGATCTCTCGGTCGGTGGCTAAGCCACGCCCGCAATAACGGCGCTCCCGATGAGTGTCGCAGACTCGTCCAGGCCATCGGGAGAACGACAGAGTGCCTTGTTCGTTCTCCCAGCTACGGGTTTTCGTCGTGACCGGTGGCCATGTGTCCAGCCTCCTGGTGCGGGCCACACAGCGCGTCGGAGGACTGACGGCAGGCGATCTCCGTGAACGAGCGTGAAGGGGCGGCGGCCGAGCGCCGTTCGTTCGTGACACCCGCTCTCCCAGTGGGTTCGACGACCGTCTCGGGGAGATAGCGCCACGCGACCACCCCCAGAACGAGACAGCCCGCGGCCGCGAGCGCCGCGTTGGCGAGATAGCCCGGTCCGAAGGCGGTGAAGACCACGCCCGCGAGCGCCCCGCCGATGGCGAAGCCGATCTGCCCGGTGGCGGCCGTGAGGCTCATCAACGACCCACGGCGGTCGCCGGGAACGAGCTCGGTCAGGAGCGCCTGGAACGAACTCCCGCGCGAGGCGAACAACGCCATCGCGACGAAGAAGACGAGGTAGACCGGCCACAGGCCGGCGGCCACGAACGGGGTGGCGAGGATCACCAACGCGACCGCGAGCGAGGCACCGACGATGACCGGCTTGCGACCGACGCTATCGGACAGCCGTCCGGCCTCCGGTCCCGCGAGGACGTTCCCGACCCCGCCGACGAAGAAGAGGAGCGCGATCGAACCACCCGTGACCCCCAACGTGGTTTCGAGCCAGAGCGGGAGGTACGCGATGTAGAGCGGAAAACTCAGAAACACCAGCGCGAACATGAGCGAGGCCGCCCCGACGCCGGGGCGGCGAAGCAGGTCGGTGTAGGCTTCGATCGCGGTTCGGAGGCCGAGCGGCGCGTCGGTGCGTCGTGTCTCCGGTTGCGGGACGAACCGCCAAACGAGCACCGTGGCGACACCCATCACGACCGCAAACGCGACGAACGGGGCGCGAAACCCGAACGCATCGGCGAGCACGACCCCGAGCGGGATGCCGGCGATCTGACCGGCCGCGAGACCGCTCATGACCCAGCCGCTCGCCCAGCCACGGCGTTCCCGGGGGAAGTAATCGCCGACGTACGCGATCGCCGCCCCGTTGAGGATCCCACCGGCCGCCCCGGCGAACGCCCGCACGCCGAACAGCATCGCGAAGCTCTCGACGAACCCGTGCGCGGCGAGCGCGACCGTCATCAGACCGCTCCCGGCCAACAGGATACGTCGTCGGCCGACGCGGTCCGAGATCGGACCGGCCACGAGCGCGAATATCCCGACGACGAACGCGTAGGCCGTGATGAGCGTCCCGAGGAGACCCGTCGTCACGCTGAGCTGTTCGGCGATCCGGGTGAGGATCGGCGCGACGATCATCACCTGACTGGCGAACGAGAACACGACCAACCAGAGCACGAACAGTATCAGGGAGTCACTGGCATCGTCGTGGGTCGGCGCAGTCACGCCGTCCGACAGGCCACCGCCGGGCATAACCCTGCCGTCGGATCCCCTCGAACGTCCTCGTCGGAGTCACGACGAACGTTCGAGAGCGAGTTTTGTTTCGGCCGTTCGTCCCCGTGGGTCACACGGACGTGTCGGATATCGTACCGACCAGGGTTCGACTCCCGGAGCGGGGACGAGAGCGGCTCCCCGTTCGTGCACCGAAACCCGATAACCTCCGTTCTGACCGGTCCTCTGCGGGTTCCGTCTCCCAGCCCCGAGAACCCGCCGGCCAGCAGATTTAGGGTAGCCAAAAATTCGAAGTTCTTATTGCTTTTAGGGCTGCCTAAAGAACTGCATGTATCCGACGACCCACCGAACGGGACGTGGCGGCGGAACCATCGGTCGAGGGAGTGGTCCGCCCTGAGCTACCTCGACGAGGGCAACAGCGCCATCCTCACGCGGCAATCCGAACGCGAATCGAACGCACGAACGTACCCGCGCCACCTGCCCTTCGCCATCCGCGAGGCGACGGGCGTGACCGTCACCGACATGGACGGGAACGAGTACTACGACTGCCTCGCGGGGGCCGGGACGCTCGCCCTGGGACACAACCATCCCCGGGTCGTCGAGGCGATGGAGCGAGTCATCGACGAGGACCGACCGATCCACACCCTCGACATCTCTACGCCGACGAAGGAACGGTTCGTCGACGCGCTGTTCGAGAGCCTCCCCGACGCGTTCGCCGACCGGGCGAAGGTACAGTTCTGTAGCCCCGCCGGAACCGACGCCGTCGAAGCCGCGCTGAAGCTCGTCAAGACCGCCACCGGGAACCGAAGCGTGCTGGGGTTTCAGGGTGCCTATCACGGCATGACCAGCGGGGCGCTCAGTCTGATGGGCGATACCGACGCGAAGGAGGCACTCTCCGGCTCGATGGGCGAGGTTCATCACCTCCCGTATCCCTCGAACTACCGTCCGCCGTTCGGCGTCGCGGGCGAGGAGGGCCACCGGCTCGCCAGCCGGTACGTGCAGCACCTCCTCAACGACCCCAAAAGCGGGATCACCGACCCCGCCGGGATGATCCTCGAACCGATCCAGGTCGAGGGTGGGTCGGTTCCCGCCCCCGACGGGTGGCTCCGGGAGATGCGGCGGATGACACGCGAACGCGATATCCCGCTGATCCTCGACGAGATCCAGACGGGTCTCGGCCGCACGGGCGAGACCTACGCCTTCGAGCACGCCGACATCGTCCCCGACGTCGTCACGCTCTCGAAGGCCATCGGCGGCGGGCTCCCGCTCGCAGTCGTCGTCTACGACGAGTCGCTCGACGTCTGGGAACCGGGTGCCCACGCGGGCACTTTCCGTGGCAACCAGCTCGCGATGGCGGCGGGCGAGGCGACCATCGACTACGTCCTAGAGAACGACCTCGCGGAACACGCCGCGGACGTCGGTGCCCGACTGCGCGGGGCGCTCGAAGCGACGGCCGACCGCTTCGAGGCCGTCGGCGACGTTCGCGGACGCGGACTCATGCTCGGGGTCGAGTTCGTCGACCACGGGACCGAGTGGCAGGGACCCGGACCGCACACCCCGGACGGCGACTTCGCGGAGGCCGTCCAGACGGCGTGTTTCGAGCGCGGCCTCGTCGTCGAACGCGGTGGCCGGGGGGACGCCACTGCGCGATTCCTCCCGCCGCTGGTCGTGACGAGGGCGCAGGTCGACGAGATCGCCGCGGTCTTCGAGGAGGCGGTGGCGGCCGTCACGGACGAACGGTCGCGGCGGGAGGTGACGGCGTGACGCCCGACGAGCTGTTCCTCGGGAGCGACGCGGGCAACGCCGCCTACCGCGAGGCGATGGAAGCGGCGACCGAGACCGTCCTCGAAAGCGTCGTCGACGGGGAGAACCCCTATTCGGGCCACTCACCGGACGTCCTCGCCGAACGGTTCGACGACGCCGTCATCCCGGAGACCGGCGTGGGCCTCGATGCGACCCTCGAGGAGGTCGGCGAGCGCGTGCTCGCACACTCCGTCGACCCGTCGAACGGCCGCTGTGTGGCCCACCTCCAGTGCCCGCCGATGATACCCGGACTCGCCGCCGAGGCGCTGTTGACCGCGGCGAACCAGTCGCTCGACTCGTTCGACCAGGCACCCGCCGCGACGGTGCTCGAAGAACGCGTCGTCGACGCCCTCTGTGACCTGTTCGACCTCCCGGCCGACGGGGACGGCGTCTTCACCAGCGGCGGCACGGAGTCGAACTTCCAGGCGCTGTTGCTCGCTCGCGACCGGTGTTGTAGCCGCCGGTTCGACCACGACGTGCAGGCCGACGGACTCCCCGCGAACGCCGATTCGCTCCGGGTGCTCTGTTCGGACGCCGCACACTTCACCGCGAAGCAGGCCGCACACCACCTCGGGCTCGGCGAGAACGCCGTCGTCACCGTGGCGACCGACGACGAGGGACGGATCGACGTTTCGGCGCTCGACGCGACGCTCGCGGACCTCCGCGCCCACGACCACGAGCCGTTTGCGCTGGTCGGCACCGCGGGGACGACCGACTTCGGGAGCATCGACCCGCTCTCGGCGCTCGCCGCCCGGGCCGCGGAGCACGACCTCTGGTTCCACGTGGATGCCGCCTACGGCGGCGCGCTCGCAGTGACCGACCACCGCGCCCTGCTCGACGGTATCGAACGGGCGGACTCGGTGGCCGTCGACTTCCACAAGCTGTTCTTCCAACCCATCAGCTGTGGAGCCCTCCTACTCCGCGACGGCGACGAGTTCGACTGGATGGCTCGCAACGCCGCGTACCTCAACCCCGCGGGCCACGACGACGCCGGCATCCCGAACCTCGTTGCGAAGTCGGTCCGGACGACGCGTCGCTTCGACGCGCTGAAACCCTACGTCGCGTTCCGCAGCCTCGGCCGGGAGGGGATCGCGGCGCTCGTGGAATCGACGCTCGAACTGGCCGACGGAGCAGCGGCGCTCGTCGACGACGCCGACGACCTCGAACGCCTGCACGAACCGACGCTGAACGCGTTGGTGTTCCGCTATCGGCCCGCCGACGGGATGGACGACCGCGCGGTGGGTCGGTTGAACGCCACTATCCGACGGGAACTGCTCCACGACGGCCGGGCCGTCGTCGCCCGAACCCAGGTCGACGGCGTGACCAGCCTCAAGGTCACACTTCTGGATCCGACGGCGACGCTCGACGACGTGGCCGCGACCCTTGACGTCCTCCGGGACTGTGGTGAGTCCCTCGTCGCCGAACGGGGGGCAGTCGCATGAGCCTCGAAACCGGACGGGACGAACACGGCGAGGAGCGCGCGCCGGCGGTCGACCCCGAGGCCCGCGCCGACGACGCCACCGTCCACGCGTTCCTCAACTGTTACCTCCGGGAGACGGGCGACTACGAGGTGGTCGACGAACCTGTCGCCGGGGTCGACCCCGGTGGGGATGGCTTACTGCGTGTGACACTCGCCGGGCAGGGGGTCGACCTGCTGGCTCCGCTCGCCTACCGTTCCCCGACCGAGCGCCACCTCTTCGAGATCCCCGTTCGCTACCGAATGGGCGGTCAAAGGGCTCTCCCCCTCGACTCGGCCACGCTCGCCGCGCTGGTGATCAAGGACCTCTCGCTCACGCAGGAGGGGGCGGCCGTCCCCGACGAGCTCCTCGAACGGGTGCTCCGGAGCAAGCGCGCGACCGAGACGTTCGTCAGGGCGCGTGCCGACGACGAGGAACGGCTCTACGCCGAACGGCTGTCGTTTCGCGACGCGGAGCAGGCGCTCGTCTTCGGCCACCACTGCCACCCGACACCGAAGAGCCGGCAGGGGATCGCGGCACGGAACCGCGCGACCTACGCGCCGGAACTCCGTGGAAGCTTTCCGCTACACTACTTCCGTGCGGACCCGGCCCTGGTATCGGCCGACTCGGCGCTCGACCGGAGCGCCACGCGGTGGGTGAAGGACGCCCTCCGCGACGATCCCGAGGTTCCCGAGTCGTTCGTCGCCAACCACGTCGCGAGCGACGACGCCCTCCTCCCGGTGCATCCCTGGCAGGCCCAGTATCTCCTCGACCAGTCGGCCGTCCAGGCGCGGCTCGGCGACGGCCTCGACCACCTTGGGGCGGTCGGTCGGGCGTTCTTCCCGACGACGTCCGTCCGGACGCTGTACAGCTCGGCGTCGCCGTTCATGGTGAAGTCCTCGCTGCACGTGCGGATAACCAACTCCCTCCGGACCAACAAGCTGCCGGAGCTGAAGCGGGGCGTCGCCATCGCCGAACTGCTCGACACCGCGTTCGGCGACGAGCTCGCCGCGACGTTCCCGGCGTTCGACGTGATCCGGGATCCGGCGTATCTCGCGCTCGACCTCGGCGACGGCGAGTCGGGGCTGGAGACGGTGTTGCGTGCGAACCCGTTTTCGGGTGCCGACGGGCCGAACGCCACACCCGTCGTCTCGCTCTGTCAGGACGCCATCGCCGGCCGGTCGCGGCTCGGTCGTCTCGTCGCTTCCATCGCCGACCGGGAGGACCGCTCGACGGGGGCGGTGAGTGCAGACTGGTTTCAGGACTACCTCCGCCTCTCGGTACGGCCCGTGCTCTGGCTCTACCTCGCCCAGGGCGTCGGTGTCGAGGCGCACCAGCAGAACACGGTGCTCGAACTCGACGCCGACGGCTACCCCGACAGATGTTACTACCGCGACAATCAGGGGTTCTACCTCCCCGAATCGAAACACGCCGACGTCGAGGCGTCCCTCCCGGGAATCGGCGAACGTGCGGGCACCGTCTGTGCCGACGCGATCGCCGACGAACGGCTCCGCTACTACGTCGTCCTCAACAACGCGCTCGGGGTGGTGAACGCCTTCGGAAGCGCCGGGCTCGTCGACGAACGTCGACTGTTGGGGCTGCTTCGGGACGAACTCGAACGCGCTCGTGAGCGGTACGACCGACCTTCTTCCGACCTCCTCGGGCCGTTGCTCGAATCGCCGACCGTTCCCTGCAAGGCGAACCTGCTCACGCGCTTTCGGGGACTGGACGAACTGGAGAACGACCTCGAGAACCAGTCCGTCTACACGGCCGTCACGAACCCCCTCGTCACCGAACTCGACAGATGACAGGACCCCACACTACGCACCCGACCGACGACGAGTATCGGACCTACGACCCGGATATCGACCGCACGATATCGCTCCGCCGAGCGACCATCGAGCGCGACCTCGAACGGCTTCACTCCTGGCTGGGGAGCGACCACGTGAAGCCGTACTGGGACCTCGACCGCCCGTTGCCGGTGTTCCGCGAGCGCCTCCAGACGAAGCTCGCGGACGACCACCTCACGCCGTACGTCGGCTGTCTCGACCACGTCCCGATGAGCTACTGGGAGTCCTACTGGGCCGCCGAAGACGACGTCGGCAACCACTACGACGCCGACCCCGCCGACCAAGGCGTGCACCTGCTGATCGGTCCCGAGGAGTATCTGGGGCACGGATACGCGTCCGCACTGCTGCGGGCGGTCGTCGCCATGCAGTTTGCCCACGCCGAGACCGACCGAGTGGTCGCCGAACCCGACGTCCGGAACGAGCACGTCATCCACGTCTTCGAGCAGTGTGGCTTCGAGCCACGGACGGAGTTCGCCTTCGAAGAGGCCGGGAAGGACGCGCTGTTGCTGGTCTGTGAACGCGAGCACTTCGAGCGCGAGGTGATGGCCGACACGACTGCCGAAGCGGCTGAAACGACGGGTGGTGCCGATGGCTGAGCGGTCGAGTGGTGGTGAAGTCCACGACGTCGTCGGCATCGGGATCGGTCCGTTCAACCTCGGTCTCGCGGCGATGGTGGACGGCGTCGAGGAGGACCTCGAAACCGTCTTCCTCGAACGCGAACCCGCGTTCAACTGGCACGAGGGGATGTTGCTTGAGAGAACGACGCTCGAAGTCCCCTTCCTCGCCGACCTCGTGACGCTCGCGGACCCGACGAACCCCCACAGCTACCTCAACTACCTGCGGGAGACGGGTCGGCTCTACGAGTTCTACTTCTACGAGACGTTTCAGATCCCCAGACGGGAGTTCAACGACTACCTCCGGTGGGTCGCCGACTCCCTCGGGGGATTGGAGTTCAGCCGTGAAGTGATCGAGATCGGCTGGGACGACGACCACGAGCACTACGTCGTCATCGCTCACCACCCAGGGACGGGCGAGCGCTTCGAGTACCGCGGCGAGAACCTCGCGCTGGGGATCGGCTCGCGGCCACAGGTACCCGACCACCTGCAGGGTCATCCCGAGGAGGACGTCTTCCACACCGCCCGGTACCGTCACAACCGCGAACGGGTCTCAAGAGCTGATTCGGTCACCGTCGTCGGATCCGGTCAGAGCGCTGCGGAGGTGTTCGAGGACCTGCTGGAGCGCCAGCCCGGGGCGGGCTATCGGCTCGACTGGCTCACCCGTTCTGACGGGTTCTTCCCGATGGAGTACTCGAAGCTCGGGCTGCAGCACTTCACGCCTGAGTACGAGCGGTACGTCTACGACCTGCCCCAGAAGGTCAAGGACGACCTCGTCCCGAACCAGGACCGCCTCTACAAGGGTGTCGACCCGGGGACGAGCGCCGACATCTACGACCTGCTGTATCGGCGCTCCATCGGCGACCGGGAGCCGGACGTGGGACTGTTCGCGATGACGGAGGTGCGGGACATCGAGGCCGTCGGGGAGGGCTACGCGCTCGACTGTCACCAGTGGCAGGCCGAGGAGTCGTTCGTCCACGAGAGCGAGGTCGTGATTCTCGGGACCGGCTACGAACGCCCGATCCCGGGCTTCCTCGAACCGCTCGAAAACGCGATCGGCTGGGACGACCGGGGCCGATTTGAAGTGACCGAAGACCACCGTCTCGTTATCGACCACCCCGGCGACGTGTTCCTCCAGAACGCGGAGCTCCACACCCACGGCGTCGGCGTACCGGACCTCGGGCTCGGTGCCTACCGCAACACGAGGTTCGTCAATCGGCTCGTCGGTCGCGAAGCCTACCCCGAGGACACGGACACCGTCTACCAGGACTTCGCCGTCGAACAGTTCGTCGAACGCTCGCCGGGCGCTTCCGTCCACGAGGGCGACCCGGCACCAACCCGCAACGACTGACATGAACCCGAACGACACCACCCGACAGGACGCGCTGACACCCGAGATATGGACGACGAGCGAGCGCCGCCTCCTGACGAAGATGCTCGAATCCTTCGCCTACGAGGAGATACTCGCACCGCGGAAGGTCCGGGACGGCGACGACCGTGCCGATTTCAGGTTCGACCTCGGTCCGGCGAGCTATCGCTTCGAGGCCAGCGAGCGGCTCATGGATAGCCTCCACGTCCACGGTGACACCGTCGAGCGACGAACGGACGGGGACTGGACGGGGCTCGACGACCCGTTTCGCCTGCTGCGCGACCTCGGCGAAACCACCGGTCTGGATGGACTCACCGAGGGGAACCTCGTCCGCGAGTACAAGCGAACGCTGCTCGCGGACGCCCACATCGAAGCCAGAAAGCGCGACCGCGAGGGGTTCGACCCGCTGGCCCTCGGCTACGCACAGCTCGAAGGCGAGATGGAGGGCCATCCCTGGATCACCTACAACAAGGGTCGGCTCGGCTGGGGATACGACGACTACCGACGGTACGCCCCGGAGATGAAAGAGCCCGTGAAGCTCTCGTGGGTCGCCGTCCGGAAGACGACGTCGACGTTCGTCGCGACCGACGGGGTCGACCATGACGCGCTCGTCCGGGGCGAACTCGGGGATCGCTACGAGGTCTTTCGGGACCGCCTCGCCTCGAAGGGCCTCGACCCGGAGAGCTACTACCTCCTGCCGGTCCACGACTGGCAGTGGGAACACAGCGTCGTCCCGCTGTTTCCCGACCACATCGCCGACGACCGCATCGTCCCGCTCGGCGAGGGGCCCGACGAGTACCTGCCACAGCAGTCCGTCCGCACGTTCGTCAACGTCGACCACGACGGGAAACACCACGTGAAGGTGCCGATGCGGATCCTCAACACGCTCGTCTGGCGTGGACTGCCGGGCGAACGGACGGAACTCGCGCCGACCGTCACCGAGTACATCGAGGGGATCTACGAGAACGATAGCTTCCTCCAGGACCAGGGGCTCGTTCTCCCGGGCGAGATCGCGGGCATCAACTACGACCACGGGGATTTCACGGCCATCGACGGCTCGCCCTATCAGTACCACGAGTTGCTAGGGGTGGTGTGGCGCGAGTCGATCCACACGTTCCTCGACGGCGACGAGCGCGCGGTCACGCTGTCGGCGCTGATGCACGTCGACGGCGAGGGCGTCCCGTACGTCTCGCGGCTCGTCGAGCGATCCGGGCTGACGCTCGACGAGTGGCTGGAGTCGTTCTTCGACACCGTGTTGCCGCCGCTGTTGCACTTCCTCTACCGGTACGGGACGGTGTTCTCGCCGCACGGCCAGAACACCATCCTCGTCGTCGAGGACGGTGTTCCGACGCGGCTCGCGGTGAAGGACTTCGTCGACGACGTGAACGTGAGCGACCAGCCGCTCCCCGAGCTGGCGGCCCTCCCCGACGAAATGCACGACGTGCTCCGGAAGGAACCCCCGGAGGGGCTCTGTCAGTTCGTCTTCTGTGGGCTGTTCGTCTGCGTGCTCCGGTACGTCGCGGACGTGCTCGTCGAACACGAGAACTACACCGAGGAGCGGTTCTGGCGGCACGCCCGGACGGCCGTTCTCGACTATCAGGCGCGGTTCCCGGAACTGGCGGAGCGCTTCGAGCTGTTCGACCTGCTCCAGCCGGAGTTCACGAAGCTCACCCTGAACCGGAATCGACTGTTCAACTACGGCTACGACGACGCCCCCGCCCGTCCGCACGCCGTCGAACACGGGACGGTGACGAACCCGCTCTACGAGGTCGCGAACGAGCGCTCCGGCTGAATCGGTTGTAGCCGGGTCGGTGGCCGAGCGGCTCCGGCTACCGTTCGCCGCCACGGTCTCCGTGGCCGCCCTGCTGGCGGATCGATTCCCCGTGCTCGGGCCTCGGCGGGGCAAAGGCGTGAAACGACCCATCGGAGCGGGCACGGGCGGGATCCGAAAAGCGGGGCAAGCGTCTCGGAGTGGGATCAGTTGTTACTGATACCGACGTGGAGCGGTTCACCGGTTTCGAGGTTCTCGATCACGATGACTACCTCGCCGTCCAGGGCGGTCGTGGAGACTTGGGGATTCCGGCGCTCGCGACCCGGTCGCACGTTATCTCCAATCTACCACTCTCGTCGGCTCTGGCTTCGTAATACTCCATCCGCGATGCTTTCCCCTGTAACGGTATCACTCCGCTGCAGGCGAGAGCAGCCCTGGGACTCACGAGCGTCGAGCGGACTACGTCGACCATCACCAACTCTCGCGATCATATCGAACAAGTTTCATTTACTCCCTCCAGCGAGGAGAGTGGCTAGTGGAACTCGCCCTGCTCGTGGTTCTCGTGGCGGTCTCGTTCGCCGGCGGCGCTGTGGTCACGTCCGTCGGTCCCGGCGGGATATTCGTCGTCGCGGCACTGTACGGGCTCACGGCGCTTCCAGCGGCGGTCGTCGCCGGTACCTCGAGCGTGACCTTCATCGGTGGATCGGTCCTCGGAGCGGCGGGATACGTCTACTCAGACGACATGGATTGGGGAATGGCGCTCCTCATCGGAATCGGTGGTGCCGTCGGAACACAACTCGGGGTACTCCTCAACGGTGTCGTGTCCCGGCGATCGTTCGGCGTCCTCCTCGGCGTCCTGTTGGGTACGGTCGGCGCGACGATCCTCCTCCGCGAGCGAGGGAGTCTCGACCGACTCCCGACGGAAGCACTCGACGTCACACCGACCAGCAGTGCTGGAGTCGTGGTCTTCGGGACGGTCGGTCTCCTGGTTGGAGCCGCCGGCGGGCTGTTCGGCATCGGTGGTGCGGCACTCGTCCCGCCGGCGTTGGTACTGGTCGGCGTCTCCATGATCACCGCGCTGGCGGTCACCCAGGTCGCAGTCGTATTCATCGCGTCGGCGTCGGCGGTCTCTTACACCCTTCAGGGGTCGGTCGCCGTGCCACTGGTGTTCGCCATCACCGCCGGCTATCTCCTCGGCGCGCTCGGTGGGTGGCGAGTCGCGAAGCGTGTCGATCCGAATCGACTCACCACCGTCCTGGGTGTGCTCTTGATCGGATTGATGCCGGTTCTCGTGTATCGGTCCCTCGTCCTCTGATACGCTGTGTCGACTGCTTTCGTTCCCAAGCAAAACGTTTGGTCCGGAAGTAGAGACGATCGCTCTCGGCCCGTGTCCACGGTGCGCCAGTCCACCCTCACGGTCCTCCTCAGACTCCGTTGCTCTCCGAGGGAAGTAAAGCACGGTGCGAGCAGAGTTGTAATTGCGGCGGAGGAGAACGGAGGCTTTAGGCGTCGAGTTCGCTCTGCGCCTTCTCGGTGAGGTTCGTCTCTTCGACGTAGCTCGCGATCGTGAGGATCGTCGGTGCCCAGAGCCCGACGAATATCCCCTTGCTTCGCTCGCCTCGAACGTAGAACAGATAGAGCGAATAGAGTATCGATAGCCCCGCCGCGCTGAGTGCAGCGGTCGATGCCTTCTCGTCCGTGTCCATGTCTTGGTCTGCCATTGCGAGCATGTTTTCATCGCGCACTGCTTCACCGTCCGGCTTGCAAGTAACGGCTCGCCGAACCGGTTTCGGATGGAGGGATTTTTGAGCCGGATCGACCGTTGTTCGCCGTCGGGAACGGCCCCACATCCCGATGTTCCTTCGCGGTGATGGATGCCCGAAGGTCCTAATGGACAAGCCGCTGAGCAACACGCTCGTCCGTGCTCTTGAACCCCCTGACACCGAAACCGGAGCGAGCACCTCGATGATGACAGTCACGATCGCGACTGCGGGTTCGGTCTTGCCCCTTGGATGGCCCCCGAACCAGGGTGGCCGTCCAACACCTAGGTTTCTGCCATCTCAAGTCCAGTGAACGCCCAGCGTAGTATCGGGACTGCAACCACGGTTGTGAGGATGGCCACGAGTACGATGACACCGTACATAGCTTCCGTAAGGACTCCCAACGACAGACCGACGCTAGCTACGACGAGCTCGAGCGCTCCGCGCGCGTTGAGACCCGCGCCCATACCGATCACCTCTCGACCCCGTCGACCGACGAGCGATGCCCCTGCTGCGGTTCCGATGAATTTCCCACCTACCGCGACGAGAACCGTGACAACTGCGAGGGCTGTGACCAACGGATCGG
Encoded proteins:
- a CDS encoding low temperature requirement protein A produces the protein MFSEWLERPRMRASGDVEERSATWLELFYDLVFVVTVAELVGLLGAGRSPANVFAYVALFIPVWWGWIGSTFYATRFDTDDLVHRLMTAIELFAVVALAVNVHGAFGETSRGFALAYAALRGVLVVKYLGASRAIPEARPLTTRYARGFGLDAGLWFASVFVPPPYRFGLWALGLLVSFATPITAGSLHGDLPPHASHLPERFGLFTIIVLGESVVGLVHGASEQAFSLPAFLVGAFCVAVVFSLWWVYFDNLDGAAIRAAVAAGRTADYQRWLYAHFPLVVGLAAVGVGIDHLLVAEPTLQLPAADRWLLCGALVVVLSAIGVIHRTTDACANRPARTQSLHRFGGAGAVLVVAVLGGPLTPFAVAGVLVVICVAQVALDLRERGRTADLSVGG
- a CDS encoding MFS transporter, which gives rise to MTAPTHDDASDSLILFVLWLVVFSFASQVMIVAPILTRIAEQLSVTTGLLGTLITAYAFVVGIFALVAGPISDRVGRRRILLAGSGLMTVALAAHGFVESFAMLFGVRAFAGAAGGILNGAAIAYVGDYFPRERRGWASGWVMSGLAAGQIAGIPLGVVLADAFGFRAPFVAFAVVMGVATVLVWRFVPQPETRRTDAPLGLRTAIEAYTDLLRRPGVGAASLMFALVFLSFPLYIAYLPLWLETTLGVTGGSIALLFFVGGVGNVLAGPEAGRLSDSVGRKPVIVGASLAVALVILATPFVAAGLWPVYLVFFVAMALFASRGSSFQALLTELVPGDRRGSLMSLTAATGQIGFAIGGALAGVVFTAFGPGYLANAALAAAGCLVLGVVAWRYLPETVVEPTGRAGVTNERRSAAAPSRSFTEIACRQSSDALCGPHQEAGHMATGHDENP
- a CDS encoding diaminobutyrate--2-oxoglutarate transaminase; this translates as MSYLDEGNSAILTRQSERESNARTYPRHLPFAIREATGVTVTDMDGNEYYDCLAGAGTLALGHNHPRVVEAMERVIDEDRPIHTLDISTPTKERFVDALFESLPDAFADRAKVQFCSPAGTDAVEAALKLVKTATGNRSVLGFQGAYHGMTSGALSLMGDTDAKEALSGSMGEVHHLPYPSNYRPPFGVAGEEGHRLASRYVQHLLNDPKSGITDPAGMILEPIQVEGGSVPAPDGWLREMRRMTRERDIPLILDEIQTGLGRTGETYAFEHADIVPDVVTLSKAIGGGLPLAVVVYDESLDVWEPGAHAGTFRGNQLAMAAGEATIDYVLENDLAEHAADVGARLRGALEATADRFEAVGDVRGRGLMLGVEFVDHGTEWQGPGPHTPDGDFAEAVQTACFERGLVVERGGRGDATARFLPPLVVTRAQVDEIAAVFEEAVAAVTDERSRREVTA
- a CDS encoding pyridoxal phosphate-dependent decarboxylase family protein; its protein translation is MTPDELFLGSDAGNAAYREAMEAATETVLESVVDGENPYSGHSPDVLAERFDDAVIPETGVGLDATLEEVGERVLAHSVDPSNGRCVAHLQCPPMIPGLAAEALLTAANQSLDSFDQAPAATVLEERVVDALCDLFDLPADGDGVFTSGGTESNFQALLLARDRCCSRRFDHDVQADGLPANADSLRVLCSDAAHFTAKQAAHHLGLGENAVVTVATDDEGRIDVSALDATLADLRAHDHEPFALVGTAGTTDFGSIDPLSALAARAAEHDLWFHVDAAYGGALAVTDHRALLDGIERADSVAVDFHKLFFQPISCGALLLRDGDEFDWMARNAAYLNPAGHDDAGIPNLVAKSVRTTRRFDALKPYVAFRSLGREGIAALVESTLELADGAAALVDDADDLERLHEPTLNALVFRYRPADGMDDRAVGRLNATIRRELLHDGRAVVARTQVDGVTSLKVTLLDPTATLDDVAATLDVLRDCGESLVAERGAVA